The following proteins are co-located in the Plasmodium vinckei vinckei genome assembly, chromosome: PVVCY_11 genome:
- a CDS encoding suppressor of kinetochore protein 1, putative: protein MKNDKIKLVSFEGDEFIVDKYTASMSTVIFNILEVMTSEEDAIPLPNIKTQILKKIIEYMEYHIHNPPDEIPKPLITSNLQDVVSVWDYDFVNTDKETLYELIEASNYLDIKPLLDLTCGKIASMMKDKTTEEIRAEFDIVNDFTREEEMQIREENKWCGDI, encoded by the exons atgaaaaatgataaaatcaAACTGGTAAGCTTTGAAGGGGATGAGTTTATTGTGGATAAATACACAGCTTCCATGTCCACagtaatatttaatatacttGAAG TTATGACTTCAGAAGAAGATGCAATCCCCCTtccaaatataaaaacacaaattttaaaaaaaataattgaataTATGGAATATCATATCCATAACCCACCTGATGAAATACCCAAACCATTGATAACATCAAATTTGCAAGAC GTTGTCTCGGTTTGGGACTATGATTTTGTCAATACAGACAAAGAAACCCTTTACGAACTTATAGAG GCTTCCAATTATCTAGACATAAAGCCACTCTTGGATCTAACTTGTGGAAAAATTGCTTCAATGATGAAAGATAAAACAACCGAAGAAATTCGAGCAGAGTTTGACATTGTAAATGATTTTACAAGAGAAGAAGAGATGCAG ATACGAGAAGAAAACAAATGGTGTGGAGACATTTGA
- a CDS encoding U1 small nuclear ribonucleoprotein, putative → MSAIGLPPHILILFQSRPLLEFHKPIKKKKPKEYSGISDFLNYFEDGKPPPKIKLESPKERKERKKKEKIAYNELILKEKKKEYDPFKNADISSDPKKTLFIGRLAYEVNEKKLKKEFETYGKIKYVKVICDQDKKPRGYAFIEFEHTKSVTDAYNLADGKKIENRRILVDMERARTVKNWLPRRLGGGKGPSRGSDERKKMTHNVNWNALINKDKYRDDKRKHDDPYKNVPLYNERNNDGPYGNSSSRDHRSHRGSERSSKRDRHHRSRRSDSRDRHHHKHRKREHSRNRSRDRDRDRDRDRDRHRDRDRDRDRDRDRHRHRDKNRDRHNDAHYDKEETFRNNMNSQENGNYDNGDMDEMNNSNEHNEGYE, encoded by the coding sequence ATGTCTGCCATTGGTTTACCTCCTcacattttaattttatttcaatcGAGGCCATTATTAGAGTTTCATAAACcaattaaaaagaaaaagccAAAAGAATATAGCGGGATAAgtgattttttaaattatttcgaAGATGGAAAACCACCAcctaaaataaaattagaaagccctaaagaaagaaaagaaagaaaaaaaaaagaaaaaatagcttataatgaattaattttaaaagagaaaaaaaaagaatatgatCCATTTAAAAATGCTGATATATCTAGTGATcctaaaaaaacattatttattggtAGATTAGCATATGAagtaaatgaaaaaaaattaaaaaaagaatttgaaacatatggaaaaataaaatatgttaagGTTATTTGTGATCAAGATAAAAAACCACGAGGTTATGCTTTCATAGAATTTGAACATACAAAAAGTGTAACAGATGCTTATAATTTAGCagatggaaaaaaaattgaaaatagaAGGATATTAGTAGATATGGAAAGAGCAAGAACAGTTAAAAACTGGTTACCTAGAAGATTGGGAGGTGGTAAAGGTCCTTCTAGGGGCTCAgatgaaagaaaaaaaatgacacATAATGTAAATTGGAATgctttaattaataaagaCAAGTATAGAGATGACAAAAGAAAGCATGATGatccatataaaaatgtccCATTATATAATGAGAGAAATAATGATGGCCCATATGGAAATAGTAGCTCAAGAGATCATAGGTCGCATAGGGGTAGTGAAAGAAGTTCGAAAAGGGATAGACATCATAGAAGTCGTAGAAGCGATTCGCGTGATAGGCATCATCATAAGCATCGAAAGAGAGAACACAGTAGGAATCGAAGTAGAGACAGAGATAGAGATAGAGATAGGGACAGAGATAGACACAGAGATAGAGACAGGGATAGAGACAGAGATAGAGATAGACATAGACATAGGGATAAAAATAGAGATAGGCATAATGATGCTCATTATGATAAGGAAGAAACGTttagaaataatatgaatagcCAAGAAAATGGAAACTATGACAATGGTGACATGGATGAAATGAATAACAGTAACGAACATAATGAAGGGTATGAATAG